The following are from one region of the Hymenobacter sp. YIM 151858-1 genome:
- the priA gene encoding replication restart helicase PriA, which yields MSQTHLFSLPQSEPAAADRVTLFADVILPLPLPKLYTYRVPFELNDQVVIGGRVLVQFGAKKTLSCIVAAVHETPPKDYQAKYILEFIDDAPVVTQPQLKLFRWIADYYMCTIGEVINAALPSALKLSSESRVQLHPQYVAEGTPYPLSEQEQKIVEALGTEDGKALTFSEVGEILGISSFHKVIKSLIQKDVVFLFEHIADKYAPKVVKKVRLAHHFVAEAALEGLFESLASKPKQLDVLMRYIQRVPVYQNEHLNHNGLEKAALTSSPHLSPSAVNTLIKNGVLEQFDQIVSRFPLDENEGNQMPFALSEAQTKARDQILEHFGQKDITLLHGVTGAGKTEIYIDLIRKALEGGGQVLYLLPEIALTAQIVTRLMRVFGSRLGVYHSKFSDNERVEVWNGVLSGRFQVVVGVRSAVFLPFDSLSLIIVDEEHESSYKQYDPAPRYNAREVALMMGTFQGAKILLGSATPSVETYYQCRAGRWGLVQLTKRFGEAGLPEIELIDTRRNAQQGQKKPSHHFTPELTAAIEGRLSQGEQVILFQNRRGYSPFISCLDCGWIPKCKSCAVSLSYHKNAHELRCHYCGHHEAMPRECPACGSRAIRAMGFGTERIEDDLKIMLPEANVQRMDLDTTRAKNAYQQIISDFEQQRTNVLVGTQMVTKGLDFGNVSLVGIINADSIIHYPDFRAHERAYQMFVQVSGRAGRKGKKGKVIVQTGDPQQPIFDKVMRNDYEDFYEYEIAQRREHMYPPFARVIKITVKHVEERVALEAAVLLTQELVERLGRDAVLGPEAPYIFRIRNFYLQEITIKLSREHTVLKHAKAQILEAMTLVRDEKDFRQARIVADVDPM from the coding sequence TGATTGGCGGGCGGGTGCTGGTGCAGTTCGGGGCGAAAAAGACGCTGAGCTGCATTGTGGCAGCCGTGCACGAAACTCCGCCCAAGGACTACCAGGCCAAGTACATCCTCGAGTTTATCGACGATGCGCCGGTGGTAACGCAGCCCCAGCTGAAGCTTTTCCGCTGGATTGCCGATTACTACATGTGCACCATTGGCGAGGTGATTAATGCGGCCCTGCCATCAGCGCTTAAACTCAGCTCCGAGTCGCGGGTGCAGCTGCACCCGCAGTACGTGGCCGAGGGCACGCCCTACCCGCTCAGCGAGCAGGAGCAGAAAATTGTGGAGGCCCTAGGTACCGAAGACGGCAAGGCCCTGACCTTCTCGGAAGTAGGCGAAATCCTGGGCATCAGCTCCTTTCACAAAGTCATCAAGAGCCTGATTCAGAAGGACGTGGTCTTTCTGTTCGAGCACATTGCGGATAAGTACGCGCCCAAAGTGGTGAAGAAAGTGCGCCTCGCCCACCACTTTGTGGCCGAGGCGGCGCTGGAGGGCTTGTTCGAGAGCCTCGCCAGCAAGCCCAAGCAATTGGATGTGCTGATGCGCTACATCCAGCGGGTGCCGGTGTACCAAAACGAGCACCTCAACCACAACGGGCTCGAAAAGGCAGCCCTCACCAGCTCGCCGCACCTCTCCCCGTCGGCCGTGAACACGCTCATCAAAAACGGCGTGCTCGAGCAGTTCGATCAGATTGTGTCGCGCTTTCCGTTGGATGAAAACGAGGGCAACCAAATGCCTTTTGCGTTGTCAGAGGCCCAAACCAAAGCGCGCGACCAGATATTGGAGCACTTCGGCCAGAAGGACATTACGCTGCTGCACGGCGTAACGGGCGCCGGCAAAACCGAGATTTACATCGACCTGATCCGGAAGGCGCTGGAAGGCGGCGGCCAGGTGCTGTACCTGCTGCCCGAAATTGCCCTGACGGCGCAAATCGTAACGCGCCTCATGCGCGTATTCGGCTCGCGCCTAGGTGTGTACCACTCCAAATTCTCCGACAACGAGCGCGTGGAGGTCTGGAACGGCGTGCTCTCGGGTCGGTTTCAGGTGGTGGTGGGCGTGCGCTCGGCCGTGTTTCTGCCCTTCGATAGTTTGTCGCTGATTATCGTCGACGAGGAGCACGAATCGAGCTATAAGCAGTACGACCCGGCCCCGCGCTACAACGCCCGCGAAGTGGCCCTGATGATGGGCACCTTCCAAGGCGCCAAAATTCTCCTGGGTTCGGCAACGCCGTCGGTCGAGACGTACTACCAGTGCCGCGCCGGGCGCTGGGGCTTGGTACAGCTTACCAAGCGCTTCGGCGAGGCGGGCCTGCCCGAAATAGAGCTGATTGACACGCGGCGCAATGCGCAGCAAGGCCAGAAGAAACCCTCGCACCACTTCACGCCCGAGCTCACGGCGGCTATTGAAGGCCGATTGTCGCAGGGCGAGCAGGTGATTTTGTTTCAGAACCGCCGCGGCTACTCGCCTTTTATCAGCTGCCTGGACTGCGGCTGGATACCCAAGTGCAAGAGCTGCGCCGTGAGCCTGAGCTACCACAAAAACGCCCACGAGCTGCGCTGCCACTACTGCGGCCACCACGAGGCCATGCCGCGCGAGTGCCCGGCCTGCGGCTCCAGGGCTATTCGGGCCATGGGTTTCGGTACCGAGCGCATCGAGGACGACCTGAAGATTATGCTGCCCGAGGCCAATGTGCAGCGCATGGACTTGGACACCACGCGCGCCAAAAACGCCTACCAGCAAATCATCAGCGACTTTGAGCAGCAGCGCACCAACGTGCTGGTGGGCACCCAAATGGTGACGAAGGGCCTGGACTTCGGCAACGTGAGCCTGGTGGGCATCATCAACGCCGACAGCATCATCCACTACCCCGACTTCCGGGCGCACGAGCGGGCTTACCAAATGTTTGTGCAGGTAAGCGGCCGCGCGGGGCGCAAGGGCAAAAAGGGCAAGGTAATCGTGCAAACCGGCGACCCGCAGCAGCCCATCTTCGACAAGGTGATGCGCAACGACTACGAGGACTTTTACGAGTACGAAATTGCGCAGCGCCGCGAGCACATGTACCCGCCGTTTGCCCGCGTCATCAAGATTACGGTGAAGCACGTGGAAGAACGCGTAGCCTTGGAGGCGGCTGTGCTGCTGACGCAGGAGCTGGTAGAGCGCCTAGGTCGGGATGCCGTGCTGGGCCCCGAGGCACCGTACATTTTCCGCATCCGCAACTTTTACCTACAGGAAATCACCATCAAGCTCAGCCGCGAGCATACCGTGCTAAAGCACGCCAAGGCACAGATACTGGAAGCCATGACGCTGGTGCGCGACGAAAAAGATTTCCGGCAGGCCCGCATTGTGGCTGATGTGGACCCGATGTAA
- a CDS encoding S-adenosylmethionine:tRNA ribosyltransferase-isomerase, which produces MHTPDPRQLSILDFTYDLPAERIAPEPLPDRDGSRLLVYRQGGIQDRIFRELPAELPADALLVFNNTKVVRARLYLHKPTGGQIELFCLEPVAPSRAIEPAMQQTTECVWRCLVGNGKRWKTGVVQATFTTPDGQTAVLEAEREAAEEGSSLIRFRWQPAELPFAQVLAGAGRLPLPPYLNREANPTDDERYQTVYAAHDGAVAAPTAGLHFTDRVLQDLAEQGIQSAQLTLHVGAGTFQPVKAAQMADHAMHSEPISATREVLRQLIAHAPRPIIAVGTTSLRTLESLYWLGCQVVRGGSLSGLVQQWEPYEHATEVPMQTALQALLDELERRGDDALQASTQLLIAPGYRFRMIQGLITNFHQPESTLLLLVSALIGNDWRRVYDHALANNYRFLSYGDSSLLLP; this is translated from the coding sequence ATGCACACCCCCGACCCTCGTCAGCTTTCCATACTGGACTTTACTTACGACTTACCCGCCGAGCGCATCGCGCCGGAACCCCTCCCCGACCGCGACGGCTCGCGGTTGCTGGTGTACCGGCAGGGCGGTATTCAGGACCGCATATTCCGGGAACTACCCGCCGAGTTGCCGGCCGATGCATTGTTGGTATTCAACAACACCAAAGTGGTGCGGGCCCGCTTGTACTTGCACAAGCCCACGGGCGGGCAAATTGAGCTGTTTTGCCTGGAGCCGGTGGCCCCCAGCCGCGCTATTGAGCCGGCCATGCAGCAAACCACTGAGTGCGTGTGGCGCTGCCTGGTGGGCAACGGCAAGCGCTGGAAAACCGGTGTGGTGCAAGCCACCTTTACCACGCCCGACGGGCAAACGGCAGTGCTCGAAGCCGAGCGCGAAGCCGCGGAGGAGGGCAGCTCGCTGATTCGGTTTCGGTGGCAGCCGGCCGAGCTGCCGTTTGCGCAGGTGCTGGCCGGCGCGGGCCGCCTGCCCTTACCGCCCTACCTCAACCGCGAAGCCAACCCCACCGACGACGAGCGTTACCAAACCGTGTACGCCGCCCACGATGGTGCCGTGGCCGCCCCTACTGCCGGCCTGCACTTTACCGACCGCGTGTTGCAAGACCTGGCCGAGCAGGGTATTCAGAGCGCCCAGCTTACCCTGCACGTGGGCGCCGGCACTTTTCAGCCGGTGAAAGCCGCCCAAATGGCCGACCACGCCATGCACTCCGAGCCCATTAGTGCCACCCGCGAGGTGCTGCGCCAGCTGATTGCGCACGCACCCAGGCCCATTATCGCCGTGGGCACCACCAGCCTGCGCACCCTCGAGAGCCTGTACTGGCTGGGCTGCCAGGTGGTACGCGGCGGCAGCCTTTCGGGGCTGGTGCAGCAATGGGAGCCCTACGAGCACGCCACCGAGGTGCCCATGCAAACGGCTTTGCAGGCGTTGCTCGACGAGTTGGAGCGCCGCGGCGACGATGCCCTGCAAGCCAGCACGCAGCTGCTGATTGCGCCGGGGTACCGCTTCCGGATGATACAAGGGCTGATTACCAACTTCCACCAGCCCGAAAGCACCTTGCTGCTGCTGGTTTCGGCGCTTATCGGCAACGATTGGCGCCGCGTATACGACCACGCCCTGGCCAATAATTACCGCTTTTTGAGCTACGGCGACAGTTCATTATTGCTTCCTTAG
- a CDS encoding class I SAM-dependent methyltransferase has protein sequence MHPDASLFLRKALTAALAVPALLFSCTQTPIAESDAARVVQHRTEATPDSAGYQRRAPQDPNGIGRYYMGRQIAHVMGHDGAGWLERPDREQEEGTDILLRELKLKPTDVVADIGAGTGFFTFRISEQVPQGKVLAVDIQPQMLEKLKAASQRRKVTNVEPVLGTVKNPNLPANSVDLALIVDAYHEFDHPREMMRAIKNALKPGGRVALVEYRSEDPNVPIKRIHRMSEEQARRELQAVGLQFVENIKTLPQQHLLIFRRP, from the coding sequence ATGCATCCGGATGCCTCCCTGTTTCTGCGCAAAGCCCTGACCGCCGCGTTGGCCGTGCCTGCGCTGCTGTTTTCCTGCACCCAAACGCCCATTGCCGAGAGCGACGCCGCGCGCGTGGTGCAGCACCGCACCGAGGCCACGCCCGACTCGGCTGGCTACCAGCGCCGCGCCCCCCAAGACCCCAACGGTATTGGCCGCTACTACATGGGCCGCCAAATTGCCCACGTAATGGGCCACGACGGCGCCGGCTGGCTGGAGCGCCCCGACCGGGAGCAGGAAGAAGGCACCGATATTTTGCTGCGCGAGCTGAAGCTGAAACCCACCGATGTGGTAGCCGACATTGGCGCGGGCACCGGGTTTTTCACGTTCCGCATCAGCGAGCAGGTGCCGCAAGGCAAGGTGCTGGCCGTGGATATTCAGCCCCAGATGCTGGAAAAGCTGAAAGCCGCCAGCCAGCGTCGCAAGGTTACGAACGTGGAGCCCGTGCTCGGCACCGTGAAAAACCCCAACCTGCCCGCCAACAGCGTTGATCTGGCCCTGATCGTGGATGCGTACCACGAGTTTGACCACCCGCGCGAAATGATGCGGGCCATCAAAAACGCGCTGAAACCCGGCGGCCGCGTGGCTTTGGTGGAGTACCGCTCCGAAGACCCCAATGTGCCCATCAAGCGCATCCATCGCATGAGCGAGGAACAGGCCCGCCGCGAGCTGCAGGCCGTGGGCTTGCAGTTTGTGGAGAACATCAAAACCCTCCCGCAACAGCACTTGCTCATCTTCAGGCGGCCTTAA